In one Mycobacterium sp. NBC_00419 genomic region, the following are encoded:
- a CDS encoding acetyl-CoA hydrolase/transferase C-terminal domain-containing protein: MTAADLTAALRAAVPAGGTIAVGDGVGTLTGLDDGSSVGAVLSAAAREIGGVRLILGWVPGVMTDLDVTAFADVVVLMPGWGMRAVLKNPGARFVPTALTGIDSLLHTTLRPDALLTRLTLRNNAFRFCTEVSWQRTLIDTGVTVLAVLDEQAPAAGADCIDAGALHVIGHTSRGPVEVPGRAPEAIHDALADNVLRYVPAGASLQYGPGQLGTALLRRIAVPVHLDTGLLTDGVMELEQRGLLLGEPSATYLLGSAELYRWADGRPILRGIGYTHDIGRLRDRTFVAVNTAIEIDPVGQINCEGNGEKVVGGIGGHPDFCAAGRASRHGLSIIAVPSRVNERSPLVDALTRPTSTPAHDVDVIVTESGAVDLRGLDWPARRASITQLFDN, from the coding sequence ATCACCGCCGCGGACCTCACCGCCGCCCTGCGTGCGGCAGTTCCGGCGGGCGGCACCATCGCCGTCGGTGACGGCGTCGGAACCCTCACCGGCCTCGATGACGGCTCGTCGGTCGGAGCGGTCCTGTCCGCCGCGGCCCGCGAGATCGGTGGCGTACGGCTCATCCTGGGCTGGGTACCCGGCGTCATGACGGATCTCGACGTCACCGCATTCGCCGATGTCGTCGTCCTGATGCCGGGCTGGGGTATGCGCGCGGTCCTGAAGAACCCCGGCGCACGCTTCGTCCCGACCGCATTGACCGGTATCGACTCACTGCTGCACACAACGCTGCGGCCAGACGCCCTGTTGACACGACTTACCCTGCGGAACAACGCATTTCGGTTCTGTACCGAGGTGTCCTGGCAGCGCACCCTGATCGATACCGGCGTCACGGTCCTCGCGGTGCTCGACGAGCAAGCGCCTGCGGCAGGTGCCGACTGCATCGACGCCGGTGCACTGCACGTCATCGGTCACACCTCACGCGGCCCGGTCGAGGTTCCCGGGCGAGCACCGGAGGCCATCCATGACGCGCTGGCCGACAACGTCCTCCGATATGTGCCGGCAGGCGCCAGCCTGCAGTACGGGCCGGGCCAACTCGGCACCGCGCTACTACGAAGGATCGCCGTGCCGGTGCACCTGGACACCGGCCTGCTCACCGACGGTGTCATGGAACTCGAGCAGCGCGGACTGCTACTGGGCGAACCGTCGGCCACCTATCTGTTGGGCAGCGCGGAGCTCTACCGGTGGGCCGACGGTCGACCCATTCTGCGCGGTATCGGGTACACCCACGACATCGGCCGGCTGCGCGATCGGACGTTCGTCGCGGTGAATACGGCCATCGAGATCGACCCGGTCGGTCAGATCAACTGTGAAGGTAACGGCGAGAAGGTCGTCGGAGGAATCGGGGGCCACCCCGACTTCTGCGCGGCTGGACGGGCCAGCCGCCACGGACTGTCCATCATCGCCGTGCCGTCTCGGGTCAATGAGCGCTCACCGCTCGTCGACGCGCTGACCAGGCCGACGTCGACCCCTGCTCACGACGTCGACGTCATTGTCACCGAGTCCGGCGCAGTGGATCTTCGCGGCCTCGACTGGCCCGCCCGCCGCGCATCCATCACCCAATTGTTCGACAACTGA
- a CDS encoding acyl-CoA dehydrogenase family protein, whose product MTATVAGEDIAAHRSEIREFLANSPRPDGLRNYGPTPTPDDVGPGRLWHKHLAAHGYTCLHWPAEYGGADASVAVQAVFAEECARAGVPRQLGITAVDLVGPVLIAYGSEEQKRTYLEPIRLGDHVWTQLFSEPGAGSDLAGVRTKAEPVDGGWKINGQKVWSSAANSAQYGLLLARTEADSHRGLSMFVVPMDAPGVTVRPLRQIDGECKFNEVFLDDVLLGPEAIVGEPGQGWAIALLTLGRERLTLGSQAVSMFKLLELMSAAATERHRLDAVTKRSLIKLWTRMWLLRYTWQRAVAGGDLTAPAFSVLKLMTSETDRDLGDMATDVLGTDACATPESSELIRAMLVGRAQTILGGTSEIQRNILAERLLGLPKDRR is encoded by the coding sequence TTGACGGCCACCGTCGCCGGCGAGGATATCGCCGCTCACCGATCCGAAATCCGCGAGTTCCTGGCCAACTCGCCGCGCCCGGACGGACTGCGCAACTACGGCCCGACACCCACACCTGACGACGTCGGGCCCGGTCGGCTGTGGCACAAACACCTTGCCGCACATGGCTACACCTGTCTGCACTGGCCCGCCGAGTACGGCGGTGCCGACGCATCAGTGGCCGTCCAGGCCGTGTTCGCCGAGGAATGCGCCCGCGCGGGTGTCCCCCGGCAACTCGGCATCACCGCTGTCGACCTCGTCGGGCCCGTGCTGATCGCGTATGGCAGCGAAGAGCAGAAGCGGACCTACCTGGAGCCGATCCGCCTCGGCGACCACGTGTGGACCCAGCTGTTCTCTGAGCCCGGTGCGGGCTCAGACCTGGCCGGTGTGCGCACCAAGGCCGAACCCGTCGACGGCGGCTGGAAGATCAACGGCCAGAAGGTGTGGAGCTCGGCCGCCAATTCGGCCCAGTACGGGCTACTGCTGGCGCGCACCGAGGCCGACAGCCACCGAGGCCTGTCGATGTTCGTCGTACCGATGGACGCTCCCGGGGTGACGGTCCGGCCGCTTCGCCAGATCGATGGCGAATGCAAATTCAACGAGGTGTTCCTCGACGATGTGCTGCTCGGTCCCGAGGCGATCGTCGGCGAGCCGGGGCAGGGCTGGGCTATCGCTTTGCTGACGCTCGGGCGTGAGCGTCTGACACTGGGATCCCAAGCCGTATCGATGTTCAAGCTGCTCGAGTTGATGAGTGCCGCGGCGACAGAGCGCCACCGGCTGGACGCGGTGACCAAGCGTTCGCTGATCAAGCTGTGGACCAGGATGTGGCTGCTGCGCTACACCTGGCAGCGCGCGGTTGCCGGTGGCGACCTGACGGCACCCGCATTCTCGGTCCTGAAGTTGATGACCTCCGAGACCGATCGCGATCTCGGCGACATGGCCACCGACGTGCTCGGTACCGACGCCTGCGCCACACCCGAATCCAGTGAGCTGATCCGGGCGATGTTGGTCGGCCGGGCCCAGACGATCCTCGGCGGAACCAGCGAGATACAGCGAAACATCCTGGCCGAGCGCCTCCTTGGGCTTCCCAAGGACCGGCGTTGA
- a CDS encoding acyl-CoA dehydrogenase family protein, which translates to MAQQLSADERADLSASVRALCERMLTDERLREIALETEGPQRGFDGHLWRALCEQIGVGAIALPEEHGGAGYGADALAAVAHELGRVLAPVPFISYVLTTGLLLDAAAPNLLDGILEPLASGSRTAAVILTEDNGLWSPDSVVLTVDQAGDGWTLHGTARHVLHGTAADEFVVAARDGSDIGLFFVEAGDPAVRRLPEDTLDGTRPMATIEFSGANAVRLGSGDAAAIIGRNIDRTLAVLSAEQVGALERVLHIAAEYARTRHQFGRPIGSFQAIKHKCADMLVDLEWSRSASQAALDRVDAGDDEAGWSASMAKAVCSEALRNASHTNIQIHGGIGFTWEDAAHLYLKRARTDEVLFGSPGAHFDQLAQVVGFETDALTQEVPR; encoded by the coding sequence ATGGCACAACAACTGTCCGCCGATGAGCGGGCTGACTTGTCGGCTTCCGTGCGGGCACTGTGCGAGCGCATGCTCACCGACGAGCGGCTCCGCGAGATCGCGTTGGAAACCGAAGGGCCACAACGTGGTTTCGATGGACACCTGTGGCGGGCGCTGTGTGAGCAGATTGGCGTCGGCGCCATCGCGCTGCCAGAAGAACATGGCGGAGCAGGTTACGGCGCCGACGCCCTCGCGGCGGTGGCACACGAGCTGGGCCGGGTGCTGGCTCCGGTCCCGTTCATCTCCTACGTCCTGACCACAGGTCTGCTGCTCGACGCGGCAGCCCCGAATCTGCTCGACGGCATCCTCGAACCATTGGCATCGGGCTCACGCACCGCGGCAGTCATCCTCACCGAGGACAACGGTCTGTGGTCACCGGATTCCGTGGTGCTCACCGTCGATCAAGCCGGCGACGGATGGACGCTGCACGGCACGGCCCGCCATGTCCTGCACGGGACTGCCGCTGACGAGTTCGTGGTGGCAGCACGCGACGGCAGCGATATCGGATTGTTCTTCGTCGAGGCCGGCGACCCCGCGGTGCGACGCCTTCCGGAAGACACCCTCGATGGCACCCGCCCAATGGCGACAATCGAATTCAGCGGGGCTAACGCCGTCCGCCTGGGCAGCGGGGACGCCGCGGCCATCATCGGCCGCAACATCGACCGGACTCTAGCCGTCCTGTCGGCCGAACAGGTCGGAGCCCTGGAACGGGTGCTCCACATTGCCGCCGAGTACGCCCGGACCCGACACCAGTTCGGACGCCCGATCGGCAGCTTCCAAGCCATCAAGCACAAGTGTGCGGACATGCTGGTCGACCTGGAATGGTCACGCTCAGCCTCGCAGGCGGCCCTGGACCGGGTGGACGCGGGAGACGACGAGGCCGGCTGGTCGGCGAGCATGGCCAAAGCTGTCTGCTCCGAAGCATTGCGCAACGCCTCGCACACAAACATCCAAATCCATGGCGGCATCGGATTCACCTGGGAGGACGCCGCTCACCTGTACCTCAAGCGGGCCAGGACCGACGAAGTGCTCTTCGGATCACCGGGCGCCCACTTCGACCAGTTGGCACAGGTCGTTGGCTTCGAGACCGATGCCCTGACGCAGGAGGTACCGCGTTGA
- a CDS encoding SDR family NAD(P)-dependent oxidoreductase, with protein sequence MAKPLDGRVVLVTGGGRGIGRAHCLELARQGAAVVVNDPGVGKDGQAGDGTGPAFDVVAEITADGGRAVAHTGSVSSWADTADMISAAVSEFGTLTGVVNNAGIVRDATIVNATEADWDAVLGVHLKGTFAVTKHACEYWRSEAKNGNVIGGRIVNTVSGAGLWGNYGQGAYGAAKAAIANVTVVTALEGQRFGVTANAISPLAVTRISADFFAGDRAADPALDPARSSAVVAWLQSAESGWLSGQILRVNGAALSRIGGFTEAPGRYLASDGESLTFGEIGHAASWLWDTLPRGLAGPLPR encoded by the coding sequence ATGGCTAAACCACTCGACGGGCGCGTCGTCCTGGTGACCGGCGGCGGACGCGGTATCGGCCGCGCGCACTGCCTCGAACTGGCCCGCCAGGGCGCCGCCGTTGTCGTCAACGACCCGGGAGTCGGCAAGGATGGCCAAGCCGGCGACGGCACCGGCCCCGCCTTCGACGTGGTCGCGGAGATCACCGCTGACGGCGGTCGCGCAGTGGCCCATACCGGATCGGTGTCGAGCTGGGCCGATACCGCCGACATGATCTCGGCCGCGGTCTCCGAATTCGGCACCTTGACCGGTGTGGTGAACAACGCGGGAATCGTGCGGGACGCCACCATCGTCAACGCCACCGAGGCCGACTGGGACGCGGTGCTGGGAGTCCACCTCAAGGGCACCTTCGCTGTCACCAAGCATGCCTGCGAGTACTGGCGCTCGGAAGCCAAGAACGGCAACGTGATCGGTGGCCGCATCGTCAACACGGTGTCGGGCGCCGGGCTGTGGGGCAACTATGGGCAGGGCGCCTACGGCGCAGCGAAGGCGGCAATCGCCAACGTGACGGTGGTGACGGCGTTGGAGGGCCAGCGCTTTGGCGTCACCGCCAACGCCATCTCGCCGCTGGCCGTCACCCGGATCAGCGCCGACTTCTTCGCCGGGGATCGAGCCGCGGATCCGGCCCTGGACCCGGCTCGCAGTTCGGCTGTCGTGGCGTGGCTGCAGTCCGCCGAGTCGGGCTGGCTCAGCGGCCAGATCTTGCGGGTCAACGGTGCCGCGCTGAGCCGCATTGGTGGTTTCACCGAAGCCCCCGGCCGCTACCTGGCCAGCGACGGCGAATCCCTGACGTTCGGGGAGATCGGCCACGCGGCGAGCTGGCTGTGGGACACCCTGCCCAGAGGTCTCGCAGGGCCGTTGCCGCGCTAG